From a region of the Primulina eburnea isolate SZY01 chromosome 7, ASM2296580v1, whole genome shotgun sequence genome:
- the LOC140836037 gene encoding non-specific lipid-transfer protein A-like, with the protein MAYNSGVFTGVLLVLSVVVATMPGLAQAVSCAEALEFLIPCQPFLTGIGDISVPCCQGAQALSQASSTQADRRSVCLCLKQAALSTVNLNMDRAKQLPQLCSVHVPVPVQLDVNCDVIPVGVGMKNTASRGAASIGALH; encoded by the exons ATGGCTTACAATTCCGGTGTTTTTACTGGGGTACTATTGGTTTTGTCCGTGGTGGTAGCGACCATGCCAGGTCTAGCACAGGCCGTATCTTGTGCAGAAGCTCTGGAATTTCTGATACCATGTCAGCCATTTCTGACGGGAATCGGTGATATCAGTGTTCCCTGTTGCCAAGGCGCTCAGGCATTGTCGCAAGCTTCTTCTACCCAAGCAGATCGCCGATCAGTTTGCCTGTGCCTTAAGCAAGCTGCTTTGTCGACTGTAAACCTTAATATGGACAGAGCGAAGCAGCTTCCTCAGCTGTGCAGTGTCCACGTTCCCGTTCCCGTTCAACTCGACGTAAATTGCGACGT GATCCCTGTCGGCGTTGGAATGAAGAACACAGCCTCCCGAGGGGCTGCATCTATAG GGGCACTGCATTGA